The window GCACCCATACAGAGCCGCGGCTTGTGCCACCGTCATCGTCAAACGGAACCCCAACTGCAATATCAGGAACACCGTCGCCGTTCAAATCGTTAAAGGAAGTAACGGATCGACCGAACAGCTCTCGATTTTCAAGTTTTCCCTGGAAATTGCCTTCGGTGCTGCTAATTTTTTGGTTTGAGGGGTGTATTTTTCCATACTGGGCATAGGTGAAGCCTGTGCCTATTAATAGGATGCTTACAGCAACGGTTAAGTGGGTAATCGCCCTCGAGATCATGATCTTTTTTCTCCTAAAGTTGTCCATCTTAATAGGTTTTCACTTCTTTCAGAAACCGACCATATGACTGCCAGGATTTTTATGTGGATGAAAAATCGATTATCTGATACATGAAACGACTGAGCTGCCTGAAGGGTTCTCAGGCTAAATGGTCAAATCGATTATCTTTCCAGATAACAACCGAAATACTGATATGTTGTTAAAGTTCCAGCGTCCATCCAAGTTAACTCAAGCATCTTAAACCATATGATGGAACTTAGACAGTGATTCTAAGGACAAATTATTCAAAATTATGCCGGCCAAAAAGCAACTCGCAGCTATAAAAGTAGCACTCTTATCAAAAGAAGCAATATTTCGCATTATATTATTTGCAATTATCTGGTGGATTCTGTCGGCTGGTAGATCCGATTCTTGGGTGGTCGGTGTGCCAACGGTGATCATTTCTGTTTTTGTCAGTATGGCCTTGACAAATCAATCCCGTAACAGCTGGCGTATTTTGAACATCATACAATTTGTTGCTTTTTTTGCAAAAGCTTCAGTTCGTGGCGGTTTCGATGTCGCCAGACGTGTCTTTCATCCTCGGTTGCCATTGAATCCCGATTTGGTCGATTACCCATTAACGCTCAAAAAACAGTCTGCACGCATCCTCATGGCGAATATCATCAGCCTTCTTCCGGGGACGCTGAGTGTCGAATTGCAGGACAAACAAATCAAAGTTCATGTTCTTGATAACGATCAGGACGTAAGAGCCGAGCTGCAAGCCGTTGAATCGGCCGTCGGAGCGCTGCTGGGCAGTGATTCGGATTAGCTAACCATCCCGGAGGAGGCCCTAATTGGATCAGATCTACTTAACTATTGCAGCATTCATATTGATCACGCTTGTCATTGGTCTTTTGCGTGTTTTTTGGGGACCGACCCGCGCGGATCGAATACTTTCTGCTCAGCTTATGGGCACCACCGGAGTGGCAATCATTCTGTTACTCTCACAAGCGATGCAAATGTCAAGCCTTGTTGATGTGGCGTTGATATTTGCATTGCTGTCGGCGGTAACCGCAACAGTATTTATATCGCGGTTTTGGCAGAATTCCAAATAATACCGGGAGCATAAAATGAATATTAGGGAAATCGTGGGATTGGTTATGATGTTGCTGGGGGTACCCTTTTTTTTAGCCGGTACGATCGGCCTTTTAAGGCTTCCTGATGTGTTTACACGGTCGCATGCGCTAACAAAGGCAGATAATCTTGGCCTTGGACTCATCGTTATGGGTCTAATTGTCCAGGCAGAGGTCTGGACCAGTGCATTAAAATTGTTTTTGACATGGATTTTGGTTCTCATTTCAAGTGCCGGTGTTTGTCATATAGTTGCCAATACTGCTGTTAGGAGAGGAATTAAAATTTGGAAGAAACCATAAATGCCACTTTACCGATATTTGATTTGCTGCTTGCCCTGACGCTTGTAGGTCTGGCATGGACAGCTTTGACAGCTAAAGATCTTTTTAAGGCGATTGTGCTATTCATTTCATTTGGAATGCTCATGGCCGTTGCCTGGTTGCGGCTACAGGCAGTCGATATCGCCTTGGCAGAGGCTGCTATCGGTGCCGGTTTAACCGGCGCAATTTTTATCATGGCTCTTAAACGAATGTCCAAAAATCAGCCGCCTAAAAAAAAACCTTAAAAAAGCCAGTCTGACAAGAGCATGCAAAGCATCCAACGTTTTGGATCACCTCCAGTCCTATGATTCATAAGATTCATCATTCTTCGGCTCGATTTACTTTTGCAAACGGAATTTTATCCGTTCTGATAATCGTGCTGTCTGCATTTTTGATATGGGCCTTAAAATCCTTGCCTGCCGTCTCACCAAGTTTACGGCAACAAGTTCTTGGCAAAATTGAATACAGTGGCGTTATAAATCCGGTCACAGCCGTGCTACTGAACTTTCGGGCATATGATACGTTGCTCGAAATAGGGGTATTGCTTTTGGTCGTAGTCGGCGCGTGGTCGTTTAGCAAGGCACCATCGAATGACCCGAAACAAAAATTTAGCCCCGTATTGTTCGCCATGGTTCGAGTTCTTGTTCCTTTAATGATTCTTATAGCCGGGTATATGCTATGGGTTGGCGGGCATGCACCTGGCGGCGCGTTTCAGGCCGGTGCCATTTTGGGGGCTGCGGGTGTGTTTTGGTTAGTAACCCGTCCTTCCACTGACATGCCAAAAGCCTCTTGGGTGTTTAGATTATTGCTTATCGCGGGATTTTCGGTGTTTTTGATCATTGCCTTTATGGTCATGTTGGCTGAAAATAATTTCATACAGTACCCCTTGGATTGGGCGGGCAGTTTGATTTTATGTATTGAGGCTGCTGCAGCGCTTTCTATCGGAGCGACTCTGGCAGCGCTATTTCTGGGAGGACGTCTGCGAAACTGATTCGATATTCAAAGCCCTTACAGAGACCCAAAATTAACGAAGGCGGGACAGAATGAATACGGTTACCCTTTATTGTATCGTCGGTATCATTTTATTCGCCATGGCGCTTTATGCATTAATCGTTTATGACCATCTCCTGCGCAAAATCCTGGCATTAAATATCATGGGCAGCGGCATATTTCTTATGCTCGTGGCGGTGGCACACCGACCACCGAATACCCCGTCCGATCCAGTGCCCCATGCAATGGTTTTGACAGGGATCGTGGTCGCGGTGAGCGCCACTGCCTTGGCATTGACGCTGGCCTGTCGAATTTCCGAGTTAGACGAACACATTCAACAACCCCAAAGCAAAACCGAATAATATGTCTTTTTTTGATACCATACCGTGGATGATATGGATTGTAACGTTGCCCTTAGCCGCAGCAATTTTGACATTTCTATTTCCACGGATTGCGGCCGGTTTGAGTTTGCTCCTGGGTTTTACGATGTCGATTCCAGCGATTGGGCTGTGTATGCAGGTTGTTCGAATGGGCTCTCAACGGTATGCGATTGGTGGCTGGGGTGCTCCGCTCGGAATCGAGCTTTATGCGGACGGACTTGCCACCGCTATGATTGCCCTGACAGCACTTGTGGCGCTGAGCACAACCGTATATGCGAGGTCGTATTTTTCACATACGCAACCGATTCAAGACCAGCCCGAACGCCCGAGCACGGATTATTTTTGGCCGTTATGGATGTTTTTATGGGCAGCATTGAACGCACTTTTTCTATCCGGCGATATTTTCAATTTATACGTTACCCTGGAACTCACCAGTCTTTCTGCAGTTGCCCTCGTGGCCCTGGCCGGTGGTGCTGCGCTCAAAGCAGCCATGCGATATCTGCTCGTAAGCCTACTGGGATCTTTGATCTATTTATTGGGAGTCGTTTATTTATACGCATTTACAGGCACACTCAGTTTGAGTGCCCTCGGAAGTCGCATTGACGGTTCATTGGCTTGCTTGACCGCTTTAGCCCTGATGGCCGGCGGTTTGATTATGAAAACCGCTCTATTTCCCATGCATTTTTGGCTCCCTCCCGCCCATGCCAGTGCGCCGGCTCCGGTCAGTGCAGCGCTATCCGGGCTGGTTGTTAAGGCTTCTTTTTATCTTTTGCTGCGGCTCTGGTTTGATGTTTTCATGACGGCGGTCACGGTACCCATTTCCGATATCCTCGGCCTGATGGGCGCTGCAGCTGTTTTTTGGGGTTCAATCAATGCGCTTAGAGCTAAACGCCTAAAGCTTTTAGTCGCCTATTCAACTGTGGCGCAGTTAGGTTATTTATTTCTGGTCTTTCCACTGGTTGGGACACTTAAAGATGGCGTAACAGCCTGGCTTGGGTGTATCTATTTTATTCTTGCGCATGCCTGTGCCAAGGCAGCGGCATTTTTTTCGGCAGGTGCTATCCGATACGCCTTGGGTCACGATAATATCGATGATATGGTTGGTATCGTTCGCTGCCTGCCGGTACCCGTTTTCGCTTTTGCAATCGCGGGTATCAGCCTAATTGGTTTGCCACCCAGCGGTGGTTTCATCGCCAAGTGGCTTTTGATCAACGCAGCCCTGGTTCACGGCCAGTGGTGGTGGGTGGTTTTAATTTTAGCCGGCGGGCTGTTTTCCGCCGCCTATATATTCAGGGTTTTCTCCAAAACATTTGCGTATAAAACGGAATTCGTTGACGCTCACCCCATATCGTTAAGCTTTCAATACCCGGCCCTCGGGTTAGCGCTTTTGACACTCGTGTTGGGGATCATCGCGCCCTACCCGTTGACGTTGCTGCTTATCGATTCCCCGCTGAGCGGCCCGGTTCTTCAAATGGTCTTGCCATGAGTTTTGATGCTTTTTTGCCCCTAATCATTATTCTAAGCTCACTGATTCCCGGTATCATCATTTTCATGTTGCCGGAAGCCCGCCACGGTTGGCGTACGCTTTTAAACATGCTCGGCGCCTCGATCAAAATGCTGCTGATCGGTGTCATGATCTGGGGTATTTTTAATGGTCATGTTTACGAAACGCGTCTGCCATTATTGCCGGGTTTGGATTTGGTGTTACATGCCGATAAAATGTCAGTGCTCATCGCAGCTTTGTCCGCTATTTTATGGTTTGTGACCACCATTTACGCGATTGGTTACCTGGAAGATTCACCACAGCCCCGCAGCCGGTTTTTTGGGTTTTTCAGCTTGTGTGTGAGTTCAACTATGGGTATTGCATTGGCCGGCAATTTGATGACCTTCTTGCTGTTTTATGAAATGTTGACGATTTCCACCTATCCGCTGGTTGTTCATCGCGGAACAAATAAAAGCATGCGGGCCGGCCAAATTTACCTAGCCTATACCCTTAGCGGTGGGACGGTGCTGCTGCTCGCCATCGCCTGGCTAAAATCTCTGGTCGGCCCCCTGGATTTTACGGCAGGGGGCATGCTGGCAGGTTTTGCACAGCAGTATCATCATGAATTCAAAATCATTTTTTTTCTATTAATTGCCGGTTTGGGGGTAAAAGCGGCACTGGTTCCGCTACACGGCTGGCTGCCAATGGCAATGATCGCCCCGGCACCCGTAAGTGCTTTACTTCACGCCGTAGCCGTCGTTAAAGCCGGGGCCTTTGGTATTGTAAGGGTTGTGTATGATGTTTACGGTGTTGAGCTGGCACAGCAATTGGGACTGCTAAATCCGTTGGCCTATCTGGCTTCTTTTACCATCATATACGGCTCAGTAAAGGCCCTATACCAGGATGAATTAAAAAAGCGATTGGCCTATTCCACGGTGAGCCAGGTTTCCTATATTGCTCTGGGGGCCGGCCTTTTTGGTCCAATTGCGACCATTGGCGGAGTGGTTCATCTGGTTCATCAAGGATTAATGAAAATCACTCTTTTTTTCTGCGCAGGAAATTTGGCCGAAACTCTGGGCATCCATCACGTTGGCGAAATAAACGGCGCGGGACGCCGGATGCCCTGGACGATGGCCGCATTTACCATCGGTGCCATGGGAATGATCGGCATACCGCCGATGGCCGGTTTTATCAGCAAGTGGTATCTGGGAACAGGGGCTTTGGCCGCCGGCCAAGATTGGGTTATCCTCGTGCTGCTATCCAGCAGCATACTGAACGCCGGCTATTTTTTGCCGATCATTTACAGGGCCTGGTTCAAAGAGCCCCCTGACACCTGGCCCGCCGAGCATGTTTTCGGCAGGTTTGAAACTCATTGGTTGCTTTTTATACCACCTTTGATTACCGCATTTTTGGCGCTGATGGTCGGTTTGCTGGCGGATGCACCATTTAGTCCCTTGGAGTGGACACGCCTGATTGCAGCAGCAGAGTACAGTCCATAATCGCTATGAATTCAACATTATCTTTCTCAAATCAGCTTTTGATCATCTTGACAGCGGTGTTGCCCCTTATTTTAGGCCTCTGTTATGCCGTTCGAGGGTGGCGGACCGCTTTTTTTAGATTGGCACCATGGTCGGCTTTGCCGGCTCTGGCTGTAAGTGTAACAGGCCCGTTCGGCGGGCATGCCGAGTTGACCTGGTTTCTACTTGAAATACAATTGGGCTTGGATGCCGTTGCACGCACATTTTTATTTTTCACGGCGCTGTTGTGGTTTTTATCCGGGATCTACGGTCAGCGGTATTTGGCCACCGATCCTCGTCGATCACGCTTTTTTTTCTTTTATTTGCTGGCGATGAGCGGCAATTTCGGCCTGATTATCGCCCAGGATATGATCACTTTTTATGTGTTTTTTGCGATAATGAGTTTTTCTTCCTACGGTCTGGTGGTCCATAATCAGGACAAGGATGCCCTTCGAGCTGGAAAAATCTATATCATTTTGGTTATCGTCGGTGAAATTTTACTGTTCACAGCATTGGCGCTGATTTTTCGGACAACCGGCTCATTAAGCCTGAATGCGATAACATCGATACCGTTAAACCATCTGGTCATTTTGCTTGTGCTGGTTGGATTTGGCATCAAGGCCGGCGCCTTACCGTTGCATGTTTGGCTACCGTTAGCGCATCCGGCGGCCCCGACACCGGCCAGTGCGGTCTTGAGCGGTGCCATGATCAAAGCGGGCTTGCTCGGATGGCTGCGATTTCTTCCGTGGGGACAGCCTGCAGCGGCAATCTGGGGCTCACCCTGCATTGTTGCCGGCATGCTGGCTGCCTTTTTCGGGGTGATCGTGGGCCTGAATCAAAAAAATCCCAAAACACTTCTGGCTTATTCCAGCATCAGTCAAATGGGCCTGATGACAGCCGGTATCGGAATAGGGCTTTTATTACCCGATGCTGCACCTTTGGTGATCGCAGCAGTTTCGGTCTATGCCGTCCACCACGGTTTTGCCAAAGGTGCGCTTTTCCTCAGTGTCGGTTTCACATCGGGCACAGTAAAAAATTATTGGATGCGTGTTTTCTTGGCGGGAGGAACCGGCCTGGCAGCTTTAGCGCTGGCCGGGGCACCTTTTACCAGCGGCATGATTGCGAAAACAGCATTAAAATCTACCGTTAATCTGTTGGGGGGCCCCGGGTCTGAATGGCTTAATTTTTTGCTGCCGTTTGCTGCTGTGGGAACATCGCTATTGATGATTTGTTTCTTGCGTTTGATACGACCCGATCAATCCAAAGACGATCATCTGTCAGCGGGGTTGTGGCTGCCGTGGATGTTTGTGGTCATGCTTGTCGTCATCGCAGTATGGTATTTGGCTGAGGCCAGGCTGGCTGTTAGCAAAGCACTCAGCCCCACAACGCTGTGGGTTGCAACCTGGCCGGTAGGTCTCAGTGTCGGCCTCTACAGCATTTTTTATTTTTTTAGGCGCAAAAGCGATCGCAAAATAGAGCACATCATACCGGCCGGCGATATATTGGCAATGTTTAACCGCATACCGTTAGATCGTATTTCCAATTGGCTCCAAAAATTGCTGCAAATCCCGGGGGTTATAAAGGCGCATATCAACGATATCACCCAGCGTTTTTCAAAACGATTCATACGACAGGATTTATTGGATCAACTCGAGCAAAGGCTGGTCCGCTGGCCGATGGCAGGTATTCTGTTTGCTGGTCTTATATGTGCTTTTTTATTCATGTTGGCCGTTGGCTGACTTTACCGGCGACATACGCCTGGGATTTTCTAAAGCGGTATCCGGCGTAAGCAAGCGCCAAGATCAAGGCCGAATTTCGTTAGCGCGCTCTGCAATACCATCCTGCGAATTTCATGGCTTAATGACCGCTTTGAGCCTCAACCTGGCGGCGCAGTTCTATGGCCAACTCCGGCGGAATATTCAAACGCGCAGCCAGCATATTCAAGTAGGATTCCTCGGCGGCGGTATCCACATCGATAGCCAGCAAGGAGGCGATATAGATTTCAGCCGCCACTTCGGGGCTGGTAGCACTTGCGACGATCTCATCCATGTCCACCGGCCGCCCCATTTCCGCCACCAGCAAGCCCCGACTTTCGGGATCCAGACCCAACGACTCGATCCGCTGAAAAATGGCCTGGCTTTCCTGAGCATCGAGCCGCCCGTCTGATCTTGCCGCTGCAATCATGGCGCGAACCAGGGTCAATCCCAGTGACGCTTGACCGGCCGAGTCATCTTTGGCCGGTAAGAACGCCGATCCCTCGGGAGCCGGGGCAAGCTCAGTATCAACAGGTTGAGGTGCAACGTTATCAGCAGTGCCTTGGCCGGAGCTGTACCGCTGGTATGCGGCATAGGCGAGCGCTCCGACGGCAGCAATTCCACCCATTTTGAGGGCTTTTTTGCCCATTTTGCGGCCCGATTTGTTGGTTAATAGATTGCCGGCCAGTCCGCCGGCCAATCCACCGGCAAAACCGCCAGCCGCACCGCTTCCAAGCAGCTGACCTAACAACTTGTTCATATCGGCCATGATCTTCGCTTCCTTTTTTTTATTTTTTTGTTGAATTGGTAAATTGAGTTCTAATAATAACTAAGTTGGAACCAAAAAAATATATCGGCGCCGAAAAATGTCAAGTATCCAGTTTTTAATTCGGCAAACACTATGGAGAACTTGCCAAAAGCAGGCGCTTGCCATGGGCAAATGGCAGAACCGGACACTCAGAAACAAGGTGTCCAGTGGCCATCTTATAATGCATATGGGCTCAACTTTATCTCAACGAAAAATACCAGCTACAACTGATGACAAGGAGTTTTTTGAATGGAGACACTTTTTAGCCGACACTGGCATGCAACAGACCCCAAAAATGCCGCTCGTTTTCTTGACAGCAATCTGGAATTCGGTCTTGACCAGTTTGAAACACGTCGCCGCCAGGCGCATTTCGGCCCCAACATCCTCACACCGAAAAAGAAGCAAAATCCACTGCTGCTGTTCATGCAGCAATTTCACCAGCCCCTGGTTTACATCCTCATTGCCGCTGCTGTGGTGACCATTTTTCTGCAGGAATGGGTTGAGTCCTCTTTTATAGCCGGCGTCATTCTGATCAACGCCATCATCGGCTTTCTGCAGGAGTCAAAAGCCGTGGCGGCTATTGAAGCTCTGGCGCAGTCCATGAAGACCGAAGCTACGGTCATTCGATCCGGCCGGCAGGAGAGAGTGGATGCGGCGGTCCTTGTTCCTGGCGACATTGTTCTGCTGCAAAGCGGCGAGAAAGTGCCGTCCGACATGCGCCTTTTCGATGTTCATACATTGCGTGTGGACGAATCTGCCTTGACCGGCGAATCTGTTCCGGTTGACAAAGTGCATGATTCTTTGGACCGCAGCCTGCCATTGGCGGATCGCATCAACATGGCCTATGCCTCAACACTGGTGACCTATGGCCGAGCGACGGGTATCGTGACGGCCACCGGAGACAAAACCGAAGTGGGTCGCATTTCGAAGCTGATTTCGACCGCAACCGAACTGCAGACGCCGCTGACGCGCAAAATCACCCAGTTCAGCCGCTACCTGCTGGTCGTCATTTTACTGCTGGCAGGCTTGACTTTCTTTGTGGGGTTGTGGCGCGGTGAACCGCTGGTTGACATGTTTCTGGCTGCCGTTGCCCTTGCAGTAGGCGCGATCCCTGAGGGTATGCCGGCGGCCATAACCATCATGTTGGCCATGGGGGTGTCTCGTATGGCCAAACGTCAGGCCATCATCCGAAAGCTTCCAGCAGTCGAAACACTCGGTAGTACGACAGTCATCTGTTCCGACAAAACCGGTACCCTGACCCAGAATGAAATGACGGTGCAGGAGATCTTCACGGCAGCGGGCAGTTATTCTGTGGACGGGTCCGGCTACAACCCTGATGGAGAAATCAAACCCATTGGAGGGGACGCCTCCGCCCTTGATTCCGAGTCCTTCCGCGAATGCCTGATTTGTGGTGTATTGTGTAATGATAGTATGTATTCGGAAAATGAAGGGCAATGGAGAATAGACGGCGATCCCACTGAAGGAGCCCTGATTGTCGCGGCAGTCAAGGCCGGTATCGATCTCGAGCTGCTTCGCAAAAACCTCCCTCGCGATGACGAAATTCCATTTGATTCCGGTCGACAGTACATGGCCACCTTAAATTCGAACCCGAATACTGGCGAACGCTGCATCTACATGAAAGGCGCCCTCGAGACGATGTTGCACCGCTGCACATCAACACTGAACAAAAATGGCGAACTGATCGGGTTGAATCACGCCGATATATCTCAGGCGGCAACAGATCTCGCCGCTAAAGGCCTGAGGGTACTGACTTTCGCCAAATCCAAACCGCTCAGTGACGATCAGGGAATCGAACGGGCGGAAAAAGTGAATGATCTTATTTTTCTCGGGTTCCAGGCAATGATGGATCCGCCGCGGGAAAGCACGTACAAGGCGGTGGAGAGATGCCGGCGAGCGGGCATTGAAGTGAAAATGATCACTGGTGACCATGCCTTGACCGCTGAAGCCATTGCAAATCAAATCCAAATGTACGACCCCTCCGAAGACGGACAGCAGCCTGTTGTCCAAGGTGCTGAGATGGCTGAGATGAACGACGAGCGCCTCACCGAAGTTGCAAATAGCGCATTTGTGTTTGCACGAGTGACGCCGGAGCAGAAGCTGCGGCTGGTGGAGGCCTTGCAGGAAGAATCACATGTTGTTGCCATGACGGGCGACGGGGTCAACGACGCACCGGCGCTCCGCAAGGCCGATATCGGCGTTGCCATGGGGCATCAAGGCACTGAGGTTGCCAAGGAAGCAGCGGATATGGTGCTGTTGGATGATAATTTTGCCACTATTGTTGCCGCCGTCGAGGAAGGCAGAAGCGTGTTTGACAATCTAATTAAATTTATAGTCTGGACGCTGCCGACAAATCTCGGTGAAGGTTTGGTCATACTTGCAGCTGTTTTCGCGGGTGTGACACTGCCGATCCTGCCGATACAGATTCTGTGGATAAATATGAGCACCGCCGTGCTGCTCGGATTAATGCTGGCATTTGAGCCGCGGGAATCGGATATCATGCAGCGTACGCCGCGCGATCCCAAGCTGCCTATTTTGACCGGGGAATTGGTTTTCCGCATTTTTTTTGTGGGGTTTTTGATGTTGATAGGTGGTTTTGGTTTGTTCGAATTGGCGGAATTGCGCGGAATGGATATTGATCGGGCACGCACGATTGCGGTAAACGTGTTTATATTTACCGAAATTTTTTATCTGTTCAACAGCCGCTCTTTAAATTATTCTGTATTGCGCATCGGATTATTTACGAACCCCTGGGCGTTCGCCGGTGTAGCGGTTATGGTGATTTTGCAGATGCTTTTCACTTATTTGCCCCAAGCTAATTTTATATTCAAGAGTGCTCCCATTGGGTTGGCGGATTGGGCTAAAATACTGGGCTTCGCCTTGCTGGTCTTTTTTCTGGTGGAAATTGAAAAGGCGCTTCGTCAGCGCAGGAAGCAAAAAAAATCAAAACCGTAGAGGGGTCCATTATGAAACCGCGTTTGAGTTTTGCAATACTCTTTTTTTCTCTGGTAATGTGCACCGATCTGCTTCTGGCGAAATCCTACATCACCCAAAGTGATGTCCCGGCCGAGAGGGGTTTTCGTGCCGTAGCGCTTCTACAGGGGCTGGAGCATCCTTGGGGCATGGCCTGGCTGCCCAACGGTGATATAATCGTTACCGAGCGACCGGGAAGGCTGCGACGGGTGCAGGATGGCCGGCTTGCTTCTGGTTCGATTGCCGGAGTTCCGGAGGTTTTTGATTCCGGGC of the Desulfobacterales bacterium genome contains:
- a CDS encoding cation-transporting P-type ATPase, producing the protein METLFSRHWHATDPKNAARFLDSNLEFGLDQFETRRRQAHFGPNILTPKKKQNPLLLFMQQFHQPLVYILIAAAVVTIFLQEWVESSFIAGVILINAIIGFLQESKAVAAIEALAQSMKTEATVIRSGRQERVDAAVLVPGDIVLLQSGEKVPSDMRLFDVHTLRVDESALTGESVPVDKVHDSLDRSLPLADRINMAYASTLVTYGRATGIVTATGDKTEVGRISKLISTATELQTPLTRKITQFSRYLLVVILLLAGLTFFVGLWRGEPLVDMFLAAVALAVGAIPEGMPAAITIMLAMGVSRMAKRQAIIRKLPAVETLGSTTVICSDKTGTLTQNEMTVQEIFTAAGSYSVDGSGYNPDGEIKPIGGDASALDSESFRECLICGVLCNDSMYSENEGQWRIDGDPTEGALIVAAVKAGIDLELLRKNLPRDDEIPFDSGRQYMATLNSNPNTGERCIYMKGALETMLHRCTSTLNKNGELIGLNHADISQAATDLAAKGLRVLTFAKSKPLSDDQGIERAEKVNDLIFLGFQAMMDPPRESTYKAVERCRRAGIEVKMITGDHALTAEAIANQIQMYDPSEDGQQPVVQGAEMAEMNDERLTEVANSAFVFARVTPEQKLRLVEALQEESHVVAMTGDGVNDAPALRKADIGVAMGHQGTEVAKEAADMVLLDDNFATIVAAVEEGRSVFDNLIKFIVWTLPTNLGEGLVILAAVFAGVTLPILPIQILWINMSTAVLLGLMLAFEPRESDIMQRTPRDPKLPILTGELVFRIFFVGFLMLIGGFGLFELAELRGMDIDRARTIAVNVFIFTEIFYLFNSRSLNYSVLRIGLFTNPWAFAGVAVMVILQMLFTYLPQANFIFKSAPIGLADWAKILGFALLVFFLVEIEKALRQRRKQKKSKP